The Humulus lupulus chromosome 4, drHumLupu1.1, whole genome shotgun sequence genome has a window encoding:
- the LOC133832261 gene encoding uncharacterized protein LOC133832261, producing MEADQVVNRGLNEIVSRRIGALVSRGKNFDSRLAESKQALEAANNELPEENKELSKQKEQLCEDKVNLTQDLLETRETLRKANETKEKFKESAKLSHQEYVQLELDLIASRQEAEELGKRVRELKEAGARDLKKYKEATHLCFYEF from the exons ATGGAGGCCGATCAAGTGGTCAACAGAGGACTGAacgagatagtcagc CGCCGTATTGGGGCATTGGTTTCTCGGGgaaagaactttgactccaggctcgCCGAGagtaagcaagcacttgaggccgCCAACAACGAGCTGCCCGAGGAGAATAAGGAGCTGTCCAAACAGAAAGAACAATTGTGTGAGGACAAAGTTAATCTGACCCAGGATCTGCTGGAAACTCGGGAGACTTTGAGGAAAGCCAACGAAACCAAGGAGAAGTTCAAGGAAAGCGCCAAGCTCAGCCATCAAGAATATGTTCagcttgagcttgatctaatCGCTAGCAGGCAGGAGGCGGAGGAGCTTGGAAAACGAGTGCGGGAGCTCAAGGAGGCCGGGGCGAGggatttgaagaagtacaaggaggccactcacctctgTTTCTACGAATTCTAG